From the genome of Blautia pseudococcoides, one region includes:
- a CDS encoding YkgJ family cysteine cluster protein produces MEREVLAEDLKKLYKAGDMVKADCGGCQGCSACCQGMGDSIKLDPLDVYRLETNLGLTFEELMNRHIELHITEGSILPNLRMQGTKERCIFLNEEGRCVVHGFRPGLCRLFPLGRYYEEGEFSYYLQSQECPKKNKTKIKVGKWLDIPDLKKYEEFAAKWHFLLKDIRNLLEEKQDEQLTKELNMYVLNLFYTNPYESGADFYIQFEERLEQMRKLLSVLRQNA; encoded by the coding sequence ATGGAGAGAGAAGTTCTTGCAGAGGACTTAAAAAAATTATATAAAGCAGGAGATATGGTAAAAGCTGACTGCGGAGGCTGCCAGGGCTGTTCCGCATGCTGTCAGGGCATGGGGGATTCCATTAAGCTGGACCCGCTTGATGTATACAGGCTGGAAACGAACCTGGGCCTTACCTTTGAGGAACTGATGAACCGCCATATAGAGCTGCATATAACAGAGGGAAGTATTCTGCCAAATCTGAGGATGCAGGGAACAAAAGAGCGCTGTATCTTTTTGAATGAGGAGGGGAGATGCGTTGTCCATGGGTTCCGCCCGGGGCTTTGCCGCCTTTTTCCTCTGGGAAGGTATTATGAGGAGGGAGAGTTTTCCTATTACCTTCAGAGTCAGGAATGTCCAAAGAAAAATAAGACCAAAATCAAGGTGGGAAAATGGCTGGATATACCGGACTTAAAAAAATACGAGGAGTTCGCCGCAAAATGGCACTTTCTGTTGAAAGATATCCGGAATCTTCTGGAAGAAAAGCAGGATGAGCAGCTTACAAAAGAGCTGAACATGTATGTCCTGAATCTTTTCTATACAAATCCGTATGAAAGCGGAGCGGATTTTTATATACAGTTTGAGGAGCGTCTGGAGCAGATGAGAAAATTGTTGTCAGTGCTGCGGCAGAATGCATGA